A window of the Caldalkalibacillus salinus genome harbors these coding sequences:
- the tsf gene encoding translation elongation factor Ts — MAITASMVKELREKTGAGMMDCKKALQETDGDIEKAVDFLREKGLSKAAKKADRVAAEGLTSVEVDGNRAVLLEVNCETDFVAKNEDFQQFIKNSAKSILKTKPSTVEEALEQKLEGSEETISEALTALIAKIGENMNFRRFEVFEKTDADVFGAYVHMGGSISVLSIIKNSTNENLAKDIAMHIAAINPRFISRDQVSQDVIEQEKEVLTQQAKNEGKPDNIVEKMVEGRMKKFYSEVCLLEQPFVKDPDMTVTQLLEKEGKDVTLDSFHRYQLGEGIEKKEENFADEVMSQVKKS, encoded by the coding sequence ATGGCAATTACTGCTAGCATGGTCAAAGAATTACGCGAAAAAACAGGTGCTGGAATGATGGACTGTAAGAAAGCACTACAAGAGACAGACGGTGACATTGAAAAAGCCGTTGATTTTCTACGTGAAAAAGGGCTATCTAAAGCGGCAAAAAAAGCAGACCGTGTGGCTGCTGAAGGATTAACTTCCGTTGAAGTTGACGGTAACCGTGCCGTATTATTAGAAGTCAACTGTGAAACAGACTTCGTTGCTAAGAACGAAGACTTTCAACAATTTATCAAAAATAGTGCTAAATCCATTCTGAAAACAAAACCTTCTACGGTAGAAGAAGCGTTAGAACAAAAACTTGAAGGCTCAGAGGAAACGATCTCTGAGGCGTTGACAGCGCTTATTGCAAAGATCGGTGAAAACATGAACTTCAGACGTTTTGAAGTCTTCGAAAAAACTGATGCGGATGTTTTCGGCGCATACGTTCACATGGGTGGAAGCATCAGTGTGTTATCTATCATTAAGAACAGCACCAACGAAAACTTAGCGAAGGATATCGCAATGCATATTGCGGCTATTAACCCGCGCTTTATTTCTCGTGATCAAGTCTCCCAAGACGTGATTGAACAGGAGAAAGAAGTCTTAACTCAACAAGCGAAAAACGAAGGCAAGCCGGATAATATCGTAGAAAAAATGGTTGAAGGGCGTATGAAGAAGTTCTATTCAGAAGTATGTCTACTTGAGCAACCTTTCGTCAAGGACCCAGATATGACTGTAACCCAACTACTAGAAAAAGAAGGTAAAGATGTCACGTTAGACTCTTTCCACCGTTACCAATTGGGTGAAGGAATTGAGAAGAAAGAAGAAAACTTTGCTGACGAAGTGATGTCACAAGTAAAGAAATCTTAA
- the pyrH gene encoding UMP kinase: MAQGRYNRVVLKLSGEALAGNMGYGIDPSVIQSIAKQIQEVVELDVEVAVVVGGGNIWRGMAGSAKGMDRATADYMGMLATVMNGLALQDALETEGVPTRVQTSIEMRQVAEPYIRRRAIRHLEKKRVIIFAGGTGNPYFSTDTTAALRAAEIEAEVILMAKNNVDGVYSADPSVDPSARKYDQLSFLDVLKEGLAVMDSTASSLCMDNDIPLIVFSIMEEGNIKRAVSGDDIGTIVRGNQ; encoded by the coding sequence ATGGCTCAAGGAAGATACAACAGGGTTGTGTTAAAGCTCAGCGGGGAAGCCTTAGCAGGTAATATGGGTTACGGGATCGACCCGAGTGTTATCCAATCCATTGCCAAACAAATTCAAGAAGTTGTAGAATTGGACGTAGAAGTCGCTGTGGTTGTTGGCGGCGGCAACATTTGGAGAGGTATGGCTGGTAGCGCAAAAGGCATGGATCGTGCCACAGCCGATTATATGGGCATGCTAGCCACCGTCATGAACGGATTAGCATTGCAAGATGCACTTGAGACCGAAGGAGTACCAACGCGAGTCCAAACATCAATCGAAATGCGCCAGGTGGCTGAGCCGTATATAAGAAGAAGAGCCATAAGACATTTGGAGAAGAAGCGTGTTATTATATTTGCTGGTGGCACAGGAAACCCTTATTTCTCTACGGATACCACTGCAGCTTTAAGAGCCGCTGAAATAGAAGCAGAGGTCATCTTGATGGCTAAGAACAACGTTGATGGCGTATACTCTGCAGATCCAAGTGTAGATCCAAGCGCGAGAAAGTACGATCAACTGTCCTTTTTAGACGTCTTGAAGGAAGGATTAGCCGTCATGGATTCGACCGCCTCATCATTATGTATGGATAATGACATACCGCTTATCGTATTCTCAATTATGGAAGAAGGAAATATTAAACGCGCCGTTTCAGGTGACGACATAGGAACGATTGTGAGGGGGAATCAATAA
- the frr gene encoding ribosome recycling factor, producing the protein MPNEVIQDAKERMSKSITQLKKDLGTLRAGRATPSLLDKVTVEYYGAPTPLNQLANVSAPEARLLTIQPWDKSVLGEIEKAILKSDLGLTPTNDGNLIRIAIPALTEERRAELVKTVRKYGEESKVAIRNVRRDANDEIKKIEKEGTISEDESRRHQDNVQKTTDEKIVEVDNIIQSKEQEIMEV; encoded by the coding sequence ATGCCAAATGAAGTGATACAAGATGCCAAGGAAAGAATGAGTAAATCCATTACACAGTTAAAAAAGGACCTAGGGACATTAAGAGCCGGTCGAGCAACACCGTCACTCTTAGATAAAGTAACGGTGGAGTACTATGGGGCGCCAACGCCATTAAACCAACTGGCAAACGTGAGTGCACCAGAGGCAAGGCTACTGACCATCCAACCTTGGGATAAATCTGTGCTAGGAGAAATAGAAAAGGCGATTCTAAAGTCAGATTTAGGTTTAACCCCAACGAACGACGGCAACCTCATTCGTATCGCCATTCCAGCATTAACGGAAGAAAGACGTGCGGAGTTGGTTAAAACTGTGAGGAAATACGGAGAAGAGTCCAAGGTGGCGATTCGTAACGTGAGACGTGACGCCAATGACGAAATTAAAAAGATTGAAAAAGAGGGTACGATCTCTGAGGATGAATCACGTCGTCATCAAGACAATGTTCAGAAAACAACGGATGAAAAAATCGTAGAAGTAGACAACATTATACAAAGTAAAGAACAAGAAATCATGGAAGTGTAA
- a CDS encoding isoprenyl transferase, which yields MLQKISNLMNRQTKEDGHIPLENIPQHVAIIMDGNGRWAKQRGLPRVAGHREGMKSVREVTRAADELGVKVLTLYAFSTENWKRPKDEVDYLMKLPQDYINLELEELIEKNVQIRLIGTEEGLPKHTLEALKIAREKTQENTGLILNFALNYGSRAEIVQSVKDIATKVKTGELEVKDIDESLVQTHLLTNGLTDPDLLIRTKEIRLSNFMLWQLAYTELYFSDVYWPEFSRDHFLKAILEYQRRVRRYGSV from the coding sequence ATGTTACAGAAAATCTCTAATCTTATGAATAGGCAAACCAAAGAAGATGGGCACATTCCCCTCGAAAATATCCCTCAACACGTTGCTATTATTATGGATGGTAACGGCAGGTGGGCCAAGCAACGAGGTTTACCTCGTGTGGCTGGTCATAGAGAAGGGATGAAATCGGTGCGAGAGGTCACAAGAGCAGCTGATGAACTAGGAGTCAAAGTTTTAACGCTCTACGCTTTCTCAACTGAAAACTGGAAGCGTCCCAAAGATGAAGTGGACTATCTCATGAAATTACCACAGGATTATATCAATCTAGAATTAGAGGAACTAATAGAAAAAAACGTACAAATCAGGTTAATTGGTACAGAGGAAGGCTTGCCTAAACACACATTAGAAGCGCTTAAAATTGCTCGTGAAAAAACGCAGGAAAATACCGGACTTATCTTAAATTTTGCATTAAATTATGGTAGCCGAGCAGAAATTGTACAATCCGTAAAGGATATTGCCACAAAAGTGAAAACAGGTGAGCTAGAAGTTAAAGATATTGACGAATCCCTGGTGCAGACACATTTGCTAACCAACGGATTGACTGATCCTGACTTGCTTATTCGGACGAAGGAGATCCGTTTGAGTAATTTTATGCTCTGGCAACTCGCTTACACAGAGTTGTATTTTTCAGATGTTTATTGGCCTGAATTTTCACGAGATCATTTCCTTAAAGCAATACTTGAATACCAGCGGCGCGTCAGAAGATACGGCTCTGTTTAA
- a CDS encoding phosphatidate cytidylyltransferase codes for MKTRIVTGIIGGALFLGVLWYGGMIFSVLVTLLALLGWNEYAKMANIENDRFITVIGFFLTSLFFLPSVIPNISTLVEAGTYHQHVMIFIVVVLFTYVVFSKNKFTIEHAGVVILGLIYIGFGFFFFLHTRLTYGDYAFAFILYILIVIWSTDSGAYFVGKKYGKHKLWPEISPNKTIEGSAGAILVALITATIFHSLQPNVFQYNELVLYTLIISTVGQVGDLVQSAIKRHYSVKDSGTLLPGHGGVLDRFDSLLFVFPILYLLQLI; via the coding sequence TTGAAAACGAGAATTGTGACAGGAATCATAGGTGGGGCGTTATTTTTAGGTGTTTTGTGGTACGGAGGTATGATATTTTCCGTCCTTGTCACGTTGTTAGCTCTACTCGGTTGGAACGAGTACGCAAAAATGGCAAACATAGAAAATGATCGTTTTATCACAGTGATTGGATTCTTCCTCACCAGTTTGTTCTTTTTGCCTAGCGTCATACCAAACATCTCTACTTTAGTCGAGGCAGGTACATACCATCAGCATGTGATGATATTCATTGTGGTTGTTCTTTTCACGTATGTTGTCTTCAGTAAGAATAAGTTTACGATAGAGCACGCTGGAGTCGTTATATTAGGCTTAATATATATTGGGTTTGGATTCTTTTTCTTTTTACATACACGTCTAACATACGGAGATTATGCTTTTGCTTTTATATTATACATATTGATTGTGATTTGGAGCACAGACTCGGGGGCTTACTTCGTCGGTAAGAAGTATGGTAAACATAAACTTTGGCCTGAGATTAGTCCAAACAAAACGATTGAAGGGTCGGCGGGGGCGATTTTAGTTGCTTTGATAACTGCAACAATTTTTCACTCGCTTCAACCCAACGTCTTTCAATACAATGAACTTGTATTATACACACTTATTATATCCACCGTTGGACAGGTTGGAGATCTGGTCCAATCGGCCATAAAAAGGCACTATAGTGTTAAGGATTCAGGGACGCTACTCCCTGGGCATGGTGGTGTTCTCGATCGATTTGACAGTTTATTGTTCGTATTTCCTATATTATATTTGTTACAACTTATATAG
- a CDS encoding 1-deoxy-D-xylulose-5-phosphate reductoisomerase has product MKHIAILGSTGSVGTQTLEVVRSHATMYKVEAIAAGTNQSLIIEQVNEFQPQLVSVATKDIADELRPHIPQHVKLYYGIAGLIEVATIEAVDVVVTAVVGSMGLKPTLAAIEAGKTIALANKETLVSGGHLVMEQIKQHGTKILPVDSEHSAIYQCLQGEHRAGVDEIILTASGGSFRDKSRAELQHVTVRDALNHPNWSMGAKITIDSATMMNKGLEIIEAHWLFDTPYEDLSVLLHDESIIHSMVRFKDQAVMAQLGTPDMKVPIQYALSYPERLSLNSTKLDLAALGKLHFREMDFDRYPCLKMAFDAGKMGGSMPTVLNAANEIAVQRFLQGDITFLDIERVIEQVLERHDNIRSPNLMEIEETDLWARQLAKSVSL; this is encoded by the coding sequence ATGAAGCATATCGCCATCTTAGGGTCTACTGGATCAGTAGGGACACAAACATTAGAGGTCGTCCGGTCACATGCTACGATGTACAAAGTGGAAGCGATAGCGGCAGGGACGAATCAATCGCTTATCATAGAACAGGTTAACGAATTTCAACCACAACTTGTGTCAGTGGCAACGAAAGACATTGCTGATGAACTTCGTCCTCATATTCCACAACACGTCAAACTATACTATGGTATAGCAGGCTTAATTGAGGTCGCGACCATTGAAGCAGTCGATGTTGTCGTTACAGCAGTGGTCGGTAGTATGGGATTGAAACCAACACTTGCGGCTATAGAAGCGGGTAAAACCATCGCCTTAGCAAACAAAGAAACGTTGGTTTCTGGTGGGCATTTAGTCATGGAACAGATCAAGCAACATGGCACAAAGATCCTCCCCGTTGATAGTGAGCATTCTGCTATTTACCAATGTCTACAAGGGGAGCATCGGGCAGGTGTTGATGAGATAATCCTAACAGCTTCAGGCGGGAGTTTTAGGGACAAGTCGCGAGCTGAACTACAACATGTGACTGTACGGGATGCCCTAAACCACCCCAATTGGTCTATGGGGGCTAAGATAACTATCGATTCGGCAACAATGATGAATAAGGGATTAGAAATCATAGAAGCACATTGGCTTTTTGACACACCTTATGAGGATTTAAGTGTGCTACTACATGATGAAAGTATTATTCATTCGATGGTTAGGTTTAAGGATCAAGCGGTTATGGCACAACTTGGGACTCCTGATATGAAAGTACCCATCCAATACGCGCTGTCATATCCGGAACGACTTTCTCTCAATAGTACCAAGCTAGACCTTGCCGCCCTTGGGAAATTGCATTTTAGGGAAATGGATTTTGACAGATACCCTTGTTTGAAGATGGCATTCGATGCGGGTAAAATGGGAGGCAGTATGCCAACGGTCCTAAATGCTGCAAACGAAATAGCTGTACAAAGATTTTTGCAAGGTGATATTACTTTTCTAGACATTGAACGCGTGATTGAACAAGTTTTAGAAAGACACGACAATATACGGTCTCCAAATTTAATGGAGATAGAAGAAACAGATTTATGGGCTAGACAGTTGGCAAAATCGGTTTCATTATGA
- the rseP gene encoding RIP metalloprotease RseP, giving the protein MLVALQVIIVFGLIIFVHELGHLIIAKRSGILCREFAIGFGPKLFAFKRGETVYTIRILPLGGYVRMAGEDPEIIEVKTGHDIGVVLNAEKQVEKIVLDQKAQYPEAKIINVRKIDMEDELVVEGYDHEDELKRYDIHPQAMMVHQRQETQIAPKDRQFGSKSLRKRAATLFAGPLANFVLAFVLILSLVLVAGVPVEEAVIGEVTEDSPAREAGLQPGDRVTEVDDQPVDSWQSMVEIVVANPETPLNFEVHRGGQQHQLTITPDARENQTGEVAGFIGVRIAHEQDVLGSFQYALNVVWDYAKIVFEGIRLLVTGVFGLDALAGPVGIFQLTGEAAQEGLSYLFHWTAILSINIGILNLLPIPALDGGRLVFLVVEGIRGRPIDPHKEGIVTFISFALLMLLILVVTWNDIQRLFTN; this is encoded by the coding sequence ATGTTAGTAGCATTACAAGTCATCATCGTCTTCGGCTTAATTATCTTTGTCCATGAACTAGGACATCTCATTATTGCCAAGCGCTCAGGAATACTTTGTCGTGAATTTGCAATCGGATTTGGCCCTAAACTTTTCGCCTTTAAGCGTGGGGAAACGGTATATACCATTCGTATCCTACCCTTAGGGGGATATGTTCGCATGGCTGGCGAGGACCCTGAGATTATTGAAGTCAAAACGGGCCATGACATCGGTGTGGTACTGAACGCCGAAAAACAAGTTGAAAAAATTGTTTTAGATCAAAAGGCACAATATCCTGAAGCGAAGATCATTAATGTCCGTAAAATAGATATGGAAGACGAGCTTGTGGTTGAAGGCTACGATCACGAAGATGAACTGAAGCGTTATGACATACACCCTCAAGCTATGATGGTTCACCAGCGTCAAGAGACCCAAATCGCACCAAAGGATCGGCAGTTTGGCAGCAAATCATTACGTAAAAGAGCAGCCACTTTATTTGCTGGTCCCTTGGCCAACTTCGTACTCGCATTTGTACTTATACTAAGTTTAGTATTAGTGGCTGGCGTACCAGTGGAGGAAGCAGTCATAGGCGAAGTGACAGAAGATTCGCCAGCACGTGAAGCTGGGCTTCAACCTGGAGATAGAGTGACCGAAGTGGATGATCAACCCGTTGACAGTTGGCAGAGTATGGTTGAAATTGTCGTCGCCAATCCTGAAACCCCATTGAACTTTGAGGTACATAGGGGAGGACAGCAACATCAGTTAACGATCACACCTGACGCAAGAGAAAATCAGACTGGAGAAGTTGCCGGTTTTATAGGTGTAAGAATCGCGCATGAACAAGATGTATTAGGTTCGTTCCAATACGCGCTTAATGTCGTATGGGATTACGCTAAGATCGTTTTTGAGGGGATTCGTTTACTCGTCACAGGTGTGTTTGGTTTAGACGCTTTAGCGGGTCCTGTAGGGATCTTCCAGTTAACAGGGGAAGCTGCACAGGAAGGACTATCGTACCTATTTCACTGGACCGCTATTTTGAGTATTAATATCGGTATACTAAACCTACTTCCCATACCAGCATTGGATGGCGGTAGACTCGTTTTCTTAGTGGTTGAAGGCATTCGTGGCCGTCCTATTGACCCACATAAAGAGGGGATTGTCACCTTTATCAGTTTCGCACTATTAATGCTTTTGATACTGGTTGTAACATGGAACGATATACAACGCTTGTTCACAAACTAG
- a CDS encoding proline--tRNA ligase, whose protein sequence is MRQQHSFSPTLREVPNDAEVVSHQLMLRAGLLRQVASGVYSYLPLGQKVLRKVQEIIREEMNRAGAEELLLPAIHPSELWQESGRWDVYGPELMRLKDRHERDFALGPTHEEVITSLVRDEVKSYKRFPLCVYQIQTKFRDERRPRFGVLRSREFIMKDAYSLHADEASLNEVYQKMYQAYARIFTRCGLNFRAVEADSGAIGGTDTHEFMVLSEVGEDTIAYSDTSDYAANIEKAEVVFTEYEQLLPAEEKPLELVDTPGVKTIDQLTTSLKVDPKQMIKTVAFEVDGELVVVLVRGDYEVNDTKVKALLKAETAELLPEERIVKELGSVPGFLGPHGLDNVKILADHSVKGMKGAVIGANEKDKHYLHAQPERDFTVEDYYDLRNVVEGDPSPDGEGRIKFAEGIEVGHVFKVGTKYSEAMNATFLDENGKEKPMIMGCYGIGVTRLLAAIIEQHHDQDGIIWPETVAPFDIHLITVNPKKEEQRELGEKLYQQLQEQGYDVLFDDRQERPGVKFKDADLMGIPLRITVGKQAQEGIVECKSRKTGDIEEISINNINQFINQRR, encoded by the coding sequence ATGCGTCAGCAGCATTCTTTTTCACCTACACTTCGTGAAGTACCGAATGACGCAGAAGTTGTGAGCCATCAACTGATGTTAAGAGCAGGCTTACTAAGGCAAGTGGCTTCTGGCGTCTACTCCTACCTACCATTAGGGCAGAAGGTACTACGAAAGGTACAAGAGATTATACGTGAAGAAATGAATCGGGCAGGGGCGGAGGAGCTCTTGTTACCCGCTATTCACCCATCAGAGTTATGGCAAGAGTCAGGAAGATGGGACGTATACGGACCGGAGCTAATGCGTCTAAAAGACAGACATGAGAGAGACTTTGCCCTCGGCCCCACACATGAAGAAGTGATTACAAGCCTCGTCCGCGACGAGGTCAAATCGTACAAGAGATTCCCACTGTGTGTATACCAAATTCAAACAAAATTCAGAGACGAACGACGTCCACGATTTGGTGTGTTAAGGTCACGTGAATTTATTATGAAGGATGCCTACTCCTTGCATGCTGATGAAGCGAGCTTGAATGAAGTCTATCAAAAAATGTATCAGGCCTACGCCAGAATTTTTACACGATGTGGACTTAATTTTAGAGCAGTTGAGGCAGACTCTGGTGCTATCGGCGGAACGGATACGCACGAATTTATGGTTTTATCAGAAGTAGGGGAAGATACGATCGCTTACAGCGATACGTCCGATTACGCTGCCAATATAGAAAAGGCAGAGGTCGTATTTACTGAATATGAACAACTCTTACCTGCAGAAGAAAAACCGCTTGAACTTGTGGATACACCAGGCGTCAAGACTATCGATCAATTAACGACCTCACTAAAAGTTGACCCAAAACAGATGATCAAAACGGTCGCTTTTGAAGTCGACGGAGAGCTTGTCGTTGTTCTTGTTAGAGGAGACTACGAGGTCAATGATACGAAAGTCAAAGCGCTCTTAAAAGCAGAAACCGCCGAATTACTACCCGAAGAACGTATCGTCAAGGAACTCGGGTCAGTCCCAGGGTTTTTAGGACCTCATGGACTAGATAACGTTAAGATATTGGCAGATCACAGTGTTAAAGGCATGAAAGGGGCTGTGATTGGGGCCAATGAGAAGGACAAGCACTACCTTCACGCTCAACCGGAAAGAGATTTTACTGTAGAAGATTACTATGATCTTCGTAATGTTGTAGAAGGAGATCCAAGTCCGGACGGGGAAGGACGAATTAAATTTGCAGAAGGAATCGAAGTGGGACACGTCTTTAAAGTCGGTACAAAATATAGTGAAGCGATGAACGCGACCTTCTTAGATGAAAACGGCAAAGAAAAGCCTATGATTATGGGCTGTTATGGGATTGGCGTCACGCGTCTATTAGCGGCTATTATCGAACAACATCATGATCAAGACGGGATTATATGGCCTGAAACTGTAGCCCCATTCGATATCCACCTGATCACCGTTAATCCTAAGAAAGAGGAGCAACGTGAACTAGGTGAAAAACTCTATCAACAGCTACAAGAGCAAGGCTACGATGTGCTATTCGATGACCGTCAAGAAAGACCAGGGGTCAAATTTAAGGACGCTGACCTAATGGGGATTCCTTTACGTATCACCGTAGGTAAACAAGCACAAGAGGGTATAGTTGAATGTAAATCGAGAAAAACGGGTGACATAGAAGAGATATCTATTAACAACATTAATCAATTCATTAACCAAAGGAGATAG